In one Cloacibacillus porcorum genomic region, the following are encoded:
- a CDS encoding IS256 family transposase, whose translation MAKDKKITHKVQMTDGKRDIIRYLLQEYDIKSAKDIQDALKDLLGGTIKEMMETEMDEHLGYKKSQRSEGSDYRNGYKQKHVNSSFGEFCIDVPQDRESSFDPKIVRKRQKDISEIDQKIISMYAKGMTTRQISATIQDIYGFDVSEGFISDVTDKIMPQIEEWQNRALSEVYPIVFIDAIHYSVREDNAVKKLAAYVILGINSNGIKEVLCLQVGENESAKYWLTVLNSLKNRGVKDIFILCADGLSGMREAVESAFPQTEYQRCLIHQVRSTMKYVVEKDRKEFAADLKTIYQAPDESHALEAREHVAEKWGLKYANAVKGWERNWDTISPIFKFSCQVRKVIYTTNAIESLNSTYRRLNSQRSVFPSAGALLKALYLATFEATKKWSMPVRNWRSILGELAVMYEGRMPE comes from the coding sequence ATGGCAAAAGATAAGAAGATTACTCACAAAGTTCAGATGACAGACGGGAAAAGAGATATCATCAGATACCTACTTCAGGAATACGATATCAAATCTGCAAAGGATATCCAGGATGCGCTGAAAGATCTTCTGGGGGGTACGATTAAAGAGATGATGGAGACTGAGATGGACGAACATCTCGGTTATAAGAAATCTCAGCGTTCAGAAGGCAGCGACTACCGCAACGGATACAAACAAAAGCATGTAAACTCAAGTTTTGGAGAGTTTTGCATAGACGTTCCTCAGGACAGGGAATCCAGCTTCGATCCTAAGATAGTAAGAAAGCGACAAAAAGATATTTCCGAGATAGACCAGAAAATAATATCTATGTACGCTAAAGGAATGACTACCCGTCAGATATCGGCAACGATACAGGATATTTACGGGTTCGACGTTTCAGAAGGCTTCATATCGGATGTGACTGACAAGATAATGCCGCAGATCGAAGAATGGCAGAACAGGGCACTCTCCGAAGTCTATCCCATTGTTTTTATAGATGCGATTCATTATTCTGTCAGGGAAGATAACGCTGTAAAGAAGCTCGCAGCCTATGTAATACTTGGAATCAACAGCAACGGTATAAAAGAAGTGCTTTGTCTGCAGGTGGGAGAAAATGAAAGCGCCAAATACTGGCTGACAGTCCTGAATTCCCTGAAGAACCGTGGTGTAAAGGATATCTTCATTCTCTGTGCAGACGGCCTTAGCGGAATGCGCGAAGCAGTAGAAAGTGCGTTCCCGCAGACTGAATACCAGCGCTGCCTTATACATCAGGTCAGGAGCACTATGAAATATGTGGTTGAAAAAGACCGCAAAGAATTTGCCGCAGACCTAAAAACAATATATCAAGCTCCCGACGAGTCCCATGCGCTGGAAGCGAGGGAGCATGTTGCTGAGAAGTGGGGATTAAAATATGCAAATGCAGTGAAGGGGTGGGAGCGCAACTGGGATACGATCTCTCCGATATTTAAATTTTCTTGCCAGGTAAGAAAGGTCATTTACACGACAAACGCGATAGAAAGCCTTAATTCCACCTATCGCAGGCTCAACAGCCAAAGAAGCGTATTCCCCAGCGCAGGCGCCCTTCTGAAAGCCTTATATCTTGCTACTTTTGAAGCAACCAAGAAATGGAGTATGCCAGTTAGGAACTGGCGCAGTATCCTTGGTGAACTAGCTGTAATGTATGAAGGACGGATGCCTGAATAG
- a CDS encoding TM1266 family iron-only hydrogenase system putative regulator, which yields MDEVRKEENRIGVAAVIVEDPGSVREVNEVLHNFSSLIVGRLGIPYRERGVSVISVVLDGVPDQISALTGKLGKIKSVTVKAVMSKK from the coding sequence ATGGACGAGGTAAGAAAAGAGGAAAACAGAATCGGGGTCGCGGCGGTGATCGTCGAAGACCCGGGCAGCGTGCGCGAAGTGAACGAGGTGCTGCACAACTTCAGCAGCCTAATCGTCGGGCGGCTCGGGATACCCTACAGGGAACGTGGAGTCAGCGTAATCTCCGTGGTCCTTGACGGCGTGCCGGACCAGATCAGCGCGCTGACGGGAAAGCTAGGTAAGATAAAGTCGGTCACCGTTAAGGCCGTCATGTCTAAAAAATGA
- a CDS encoding calcium-binding protein, translated as MFVSKGMSEGEKYIAISKDALATADLSYLGDGVLFIGSDPAFDYNGNYDTDTVINVMQFVRNGGTVVTSGKSTAFPGMVGFSKGLRFYSFSGLPKPYGATKSISTRVSAWANHIKQYMHGQDTFNMVSALSARDHSLISDPGNTSAFAIGTYVFESMIWGPWGPELDYNLTYVPAGTTIEYGDNGGKLIYINGEFSLNHAEGGLARDFVNALIDPILFKADDEESLSDAVGGEYGALGGQPVAMNSLNLKSVVYNNGVTVNNIATSDDVSFVFTVTDRIADSSAPDLVVSDDAVPTLTVSLRNPAGEVVAAKQTPTSADNTLAFALSGDAAVAGEWKMVVENVYGFDGRRVVVAASITGDYDIGDAVTLPPPSNAAMAMHPRGAAGDTFSYQLGDGTMTLSDTGLRKLALGTLVKPEYLDFTRVDDDLVVRIKGGLNKIKLPGWFKRMGSDFFEVTFAGGRKLSGREVKKLAVVREPEIDITPLMIEERLRGTDGRDSLSGKTKNAFLFAGKGDDAISGGSGDNVYYYRKGDGNDTITLGDKKNVLRFHLEIEPEEVTAARDGGDMVFDLDGGSVRIKDWFRGSKLTRIEFPGGVVWDDRDVEKLAAGKKLTPREYYLAPPAEPKAEGLPAGTGGGCNSGIPVVSLMSVAVGWAVVRRRKR; from the coding sequence ATGTTTGTATCAAAAGGTATGTCCGAGGGAGAAAAATATATAGCAATATCAAAAGATGCCCTGGCAACAGCAGATTTATCATATCTAGGCGATGGCGTCCTCTTCATCGGTTCCGACCCTGCCTTTGACTACAACGGCAACTACGACACGGACACCGTGATCAACGTCATGCAGTTTGTCCGGAATGGCGGCACCGTCGTTACCAGCGGCAAGAGCACGGCCTTCCCCGGGATGGTGGGATTCTCCAAGGGACTGCGTTTCTATTCTTTCTCTGGACTGCCCAAACCTTACGGAGCGACGAAATCTATCAGTACCAGGGTTTCCGCCTGGGCGAACCATATCAAACAGTACATGCACGGACAGGACACGTTCAACATGGTTTCCGCGCTTTCGGCCAGAGATCATTCCCTGATCAGCGACCCCGGCAATACCAGCGCGTTCGCTATCGGCACGTATGTGTTTGAAAGCATGATATGGGGTCCTTGGGGCCCGGAACTGGATTATAACCTTACGTATGTCCCCGCCGGAACGACAATCGAATATGGAGATAACGGCGGCAAGCTTATCTATATCAACGGGGAATTTTCTCTTAACCATGCGGAGGGCGGACTGGCCAGAGATTTTGTGAACGCCTTGATCGATCCCATCCTCTTCAAGGCGGATGACGAGGAGAGCCTCTCTGACGCCGTCGGCGGTGAATACGGCGCGCTCGGCGGACAGCCGGTTGCGATGAACAGCCTCAACCTAAAATCGGTCGTCTATAATAACGGCGTTACCGTAAACAATATCGCCACCAGCGACGATGTGAGCTTTGTCTTTACGGTAACAGACCGTATTGCCGACAGTTCGGCCCCGGACCTTGTAGTATCCGACGACGCGGTGCCAACTTTGACGGTCAGTCTTCGGAATCCGGCTGGCGAGGTTGTCGCCGCGAAACAAACGCCTACCTCTGCGGATAATACTCTGGCCTTCGCCCTTTCGGGCGACGCCGCCGTGGCCGGAGAATGGAAGATGGTAGTGGAGAACGTCTACGGCTTTGACGGACGGCGCGTCGTGGTGGCGGCTTCTATTACGGGAGATTATGACATTGGCGACGCCGTCACGCTCCCGCCCCCTTCCAACGCCGCGATGGCTATGCATCCGCGCGGAGCCGCTGGCGATACTTTTAGTTACCAGCTTGGCGACGGTACCATGACGCTGAGCGATACAGGCCTTAGAAAACTGGCGCTTGGCACGCTGGTAAAGCCTGAATATCTTGATTTTACCCGTGTCGACGACGACCTGGTGGTCCGTATCAAGGGAGGGCTCAACAAGATCAAGCTGCCGGGATGGTTCAAACGTATGGGCTCGGATTTCTTTGAGGTAACCTTCGCCGGAGGCCGGAAACTCAGTGGCCGCGAGGTGAAAAAATTAGCCGTTGTACGCGAACCGGAGATCGACATCACGCCGCTAATGATAGAAGAGCGGCTGCGGGGCACCGATGGCCGCGACAGCCTCTCGGGGAAGACAAAGAACGCATTCCTCTTTGCCGGCAAAGGCGACGACGCCATCAGCGGCGGCAGCGGCGACAACGTCTATTATTACCGCAAGGGCGACGGCAATGACACGATAACGCTTGGAGATAAGAAAAATGTTCTGCGGTTCCATCTGGAGATCGAGCCGGAAGAGGTGACCGCGGCGAGAGACGGCGGCGACATGGTCTTTGACCTCGACGGCGGAAGCGTGAGGATAAAAGACTGGTTCCGGGGCTCAAAGCTTACAAGGATAGAGTTCCCCGGAGGCGTCGTCTGGGACGACCGTGACGTTGAAAAACTTGCCGCAGGCAAGAAGCTGACGCCGCGTGAATATTACCTGGCCCCTCCCGCCGAGCCGAAAGCGGAAGGACTGCCCGCTGGAACAGGCGGCGGCTGTAACAGCGGAATTCCGGTAGTTTCTCTGATGTCTGTGGCGGTTGGCTGGGCTGTAGTTCGCAGACGTAAACGATAG
- the hydF gene encoding [FeFe] hydrogenase H-cluster maturation GTPase HydF, producing MALMDTPRANRLHIAFYGRRNAGKSSLINMVTAQQTALVSEYAGTTTDPVIKSMELLPLGPIAVIDTAGLDDTGELGELRIERSKEMMNRTDLALLVVGAAEASAPEQGLALEKKWLAELRDRKITVIGVLNQIDRISPERADTIRTELEDEFGIPFTAVSALDKKYRPALLSAIIKNAPTDFETPTLTGDLFAPGASVVLVAPQDIQAPKGRLILPQVQVIRDILDHKGMALTCTADQLPEMLAALREPPALVVTDSQVFGRVNALLPREVPLTSFSIIMARSKGELSVFVEGARAIDKLKPTDKVLIAEACTHAPLNEDIGREKLPRWLRERAGEGLVTEIATGLDFPKNLGDYALILHCGGCMFNRKQLMSRIVEAQAAGVPITNYGIAIAQLNGILERVTEMFKI from the coding sequence ATGGCGCTTATGGATACGCCGCGCGCGAACCGGCTGCACATCGCCTTCTACGGCAGGCGCAACGCGGGCAAGTCAAGCCTCATCAACATGGTCACGGCACAGCAGACCGCGCTCGTCTCAGAATACGCGGGTACCACTACGGACCCCGTCATCAAGAGCATGGAACTTCTGCCGCTAGGACCGATCGCCGTCATCGACACGGCGGGGCTTGACGACACGGGGGAGCTTGGAGAGCTGCGCATCGAACGCTCAAAAGAGATGATGAACCGCACCGACCTCGCGCTGCTCGTCGTCGGCGCGGCGGAGGCCTCTGCCCCCGAGCAGGGGCTCGCGCTTGAGAAAAAATGGCTCGCGGAGCTGCGCGACCGCAAAATAACCGTCATCGGCGTACTAAATCAGATAGACAGAATCTCACCGGAGAGGGCCGATACAATAAGGACGGAGCTCGAGGACGAATTTGGGATCCCCTTCACGGCGGTATCGGCGCTGGACAAAAAATACCGTCCGGCCCTGCTCTCCGCGATCATCAAAAACGCCCCCACCGACTTTGAGACGCCTACGCTGACCGGCGACCTCTTCGCCCCCGGCGCGTCGGTCGTGCTCGTCGCGCCGCAGGACATCCAGGCTCCGAAGGGACGCCTGATACTGCCGCAGGTACAGGTGATACGCGACATCCTCGACCACAAGGGCATGGCCCTCACCTGTACCGCCGACCAGCTGCCCGAAATGCTCGCGGCGCTCAGGGAGCCGCCGGCGCTTGTCGTCACCGACTCGCAGGTCTTCGGCCGCGTCAACGCTCTGCTGCCGCGCGAGGTGCCGCTCACCTCGTTCTCCATCATCATGGCCCGCAGCAAGGGCGAGCTCTCAGTATTCGTCGAGGGGGCGAGGGCGATAGACAAGCTCAAACCGACGGATAAAGTCCTCATCGCCGAGGCCTGCACCCACGCGCCGCTCAACGAAGACATCGGACGCGAAAAACTGCCGCGCTGGCTGCGCGAAAGAGCCGGAGAGGGGCTCGTCACAGAGATAGCCACCGGCCTCGACTTCCCGAAAAACCTCGGCGACTACGCGCTGATACTCCACTGCGGCGGCTGCATGTTCAACCGCAAGCAGCTCATGAGCCGCATCGTCGAAGCCCAGGCCGCCGGCGTACCCATCACCAACTACGGCATCGCGATCGCGCAGCTGAACGGCATCCTGGAACGCGTAACGGAGATGTTCAAAATATAA
- a CDS encoding ABC transporter substrate-binding protein translates to MKKIVTALLAVLIFAAGAFAADYPAKLAITYVKAPLNVPSIVAKYNKSFETAYPGVALSFPELTEGPKQTAALAAGEIGIASCLGATSALLAASEGLDIKIVGIYSRAPKAFMIVVKDPAIKSVRDLKGKKVAGPKGTILHQLLAAALEKEGMTVKDVQFIQMDLPSGANALAKGSVDAALLAGPAAYNTLASGARMLKNGEGLVDATIVIATTEKFLREYPKAVETFMETHKKSIEWMKKNPLAAKEMTQKETGLPMAGVEAMYPWYDFDPQIRKADIEELVRTQKFMLDNGLQRKKIDDVRKLVR, encoded by the coding sequence ATGAAAAAAATCGTCACGGCATTACTTGCGGTATTGATATTCGCCGCGGGGGCGTTTGCGGCGGACTATCCCGCGAAGCTCGCCATCACCTATGTGAAGGCCCCCCTCAACGTTCCCTCGATCGTAGCTAAGTATAACAAAAGCTTTGAGACGGCCTATCCCGGCGTGGCGCTATCCTTCCCCGAACTGACGGAGGGGCCGAAGCAGACCGCCGCGCTCGCGGCGGGCGAAATCGGCATCGCCAGCTGCCTCGGAGCCACCTCGGCGCTGCTCGCCGCCTCCGAGGGGCTGGACATAAAAATCGTCGGCATCTACTCCCGCGCACCCAAAGCCTTCATGATCGTCGTGAAGGACCCCGCGATAAAATCTGTGCGCGACCTCAAAGGCAAAAAAGTGGCCGGCCCCAAGGGGACGATACTCCACCAGCTGCTCGCCGCCGCCCTCGAAAAAGAGGGCATGACGGTCAAGGATGTACAGTTCATACAGATGGACCTGCCCTCAGGCGCGAACGCCCTCGCGAAGGGCAGCGTCGACGCGGCGCTGCTCGCGGGACCGGCGGCCTATAACACCCTCGCCTCCGGCGCGAGAATGCTGAAAAACGGCGAAGGGCTCGTCGACGCGACCATCGTGATCGCAACGACGGAAAAATTTCTCAGAGAATACCCGAAGGCCGTCGAGACCTTTATGGAGACACACAAAAAAAGCATCGAATGGATGAAGAAAAACCCGCTGGCGGCGAAAGAGATGACCCAAAAAGAGACGGGGCTGCCGATGGCCGGCGTTGAGGCGATGTACCCCTGGTACGACTTCGACCCGCAAATACGCAAAGCAGATATCGAAGAGCTGGTGCGCACACAGAAATTCATGCTAGACAACGGCCTCCAGCGCAAGAAAATCGACGACGTCAGGAAGCTGGTGCGCTAA